acttataaatattgatacattcaacaaacaaattggttatatatattatctccGGGTTTTTTTAGTTGTcctttagaataaatatttttttataatggtAGTCATTTTAGATTTCTAATACATATGTTTAGTAAAAGTACATATTTTATCTCAATTGTTTTAATGTATTCAGCTcaacaaaaattgttttaatgTATTCAGCTcaacaaaaattgttttaatgTATCTCGATCAGGTCTAATGCCTTAGTATGTGTGTATCCCTGGTTACTAAGGAGACATCTCCTTGATATGTGCAGAGATTGCGAGATGTGAAGTATTCATAAACACCTTCAACGTAGAGTTCTTTGGAGAGTGGCCAATGAGAAATAAGCTCCCATGGGACCCTTGGCCAACAAAGAAGAGTGTGTACCACTTTCGATAACTTCCCCTTTCTCTAAAACAGTGATCGTGTCGCAGTTCTGAATTGTGCTAAGCCTATGTGCAATCACAACACTTGTCCTCCCAACCATCAAACGCTCAAGTGCGTTTTGTACCACACGTTCCGATTGGCTGTCCAAAGCGCTCGTAGCTTCATCAAGGAGCAAGCCAGATGGGTTCTTTAGAACAGCTCGAGCAATTGCGATTCTCTGTTTTTGACCACCAGACAATTGCACTCCCCTATCCCCGCAGTACGTGTCATAGCCATCAGATAGCAATGTGATAAAATCATGAGCGTTGGCTGCCTTTGCCGCCTCCATAATCTCCGATTCGTTTATCTTGTTAGATGCTCCTCCGTACATGATGTTCTCTCGGATTGTCCCACCGAACAACGTTGGCTCTTGGCTAACAAAAGCTATATGTTGACGAAGTGATCTCAGATGATACGATCTTATATCACGACCATCGATTTTAACAATACCCTTTAACGGGTCATAGAACCGCTCGATCAAGCTAACTATTGTGGATTTACCTGACCCGCTTGGACCTACGATCGCTGTTGACTTCCCCTCTTCGATCTCAATAGAGAAGTTCTTGAATATAATCACATCAGGTCGTGTTGGGTAAGCGAAGTCCACGTTGAGAAATCTTATTTGtccctttatttttttggggaCGTGTCCATCTAGGCTCTCTGGCTCAATGGTTGTGCATCGATCTAATACTGCAAACACCGACGCAACCGCATCTGATCCCTTGGCTAGATCTTTGGTCATGGTCCCAGCTTCGGCAATAATCCGACCAGTACtcgaaaaaatcaaaaataactcTAAGAATGCTTTTGACACCATCTTCCCATCAAAAACTAGTCTACCACCATACCAGAAATTCAAAGCTGACACACCCGTTATAAGGCTTTGTGAAGTCCCTAACATAATCCCTGCTAACCATGATTGGCGGACGCTTTCTCTCCGTGGACCTTCTTGTGcccttttaaataatttaataattcttTCTTGTGAGGAGAAAGCTGTGATGGTTCGAATATTGGAGACAGCCTCGGCAGCTAGTTTAGTGCTTTCATCTTGGGCATTGATGGCATGTTTCGACATGCGCTTAAGCAGAACACGTTTAGTGTAGAAGGACACAACAATCAGTGGCTGCACTGAAATCATCACTACGGCGAATCGCCAAGAGATGACCAAACCAATTGCACAAGTGATAGTCACTGATGATATAGTTTGTACCAAAAGTGACATCCGATCACCAACTAGTGATCTCACCTGTCATAACAAACCATTCCAAAATcaataaatagataattaattataaaaaaaaggagtaaaaaCATTGTTCATATATTGAACTTCAAATTAGTAAGGGGGGAAAAAATACCACATTAGCATCGTTTGCTAGTCTAGAGCAAACCGCACCACTCGAGTTCTCGTCTTTGTCAAACCAATTGACTTCAAACGTTAGTATCTTCCCGAGCATATGTTCTCGGATACGTTTTGTTAGGTATTCGCCCATGTATGCAAAACTATAATGCTGACTAATATTAGTCAAGAAAGTGAACAAAGCTAGTCCGACAAATACTAACACATAGATCcttgttttctccttcatcTCCTCATGACTCGTTAGGAAAAACACTGATACCATTGATCCTGCAGAAAATACCTACGCAACCATATAATGCTTGTTTCCACTCTGGTCTATTCATTGCCATCAATCTCTTAAATAATGGCACACGTGACCTATTATCCTTTGGAATCAAATCTGTAACAATGCTTGAACTCGTGCTATGAATAAATTCTTTTGGACTGTACTTCAGGTCTTTACTCAAACTTGTTACCTTGCCCTCTTTCACACTTACATTGATGTTACGATCTGATTCTTTATTCTCCATTTGTTGTAAGCGGATTAGAGAAGTGTAGTGACCATCTACTTTCTCCAAGAGCTCGCCGTGTGATCCAGTTTCTATAATGCGGCCATTTTTGACTGCACAGATAATATCAGCATTACGAATGGTAGAGAGGCGGTGGGCAATCACAATAGTTGTACGGCCAACAGACGCATTGTCTAAGGCTTCTTGGACTACTACCCTTTCGGATTCTGAGTCCAATGCGCTTGTTGCCTCGTCTAGAAGGAGAATTATTGGTGACTTAATTAGAGCTCGTGCAATTGCGATCCTCTGCTTCTGGCCTCCCGATAATTGTACTCCTCTTTCCCCAACCTTTTCAAACACAAAGaccaaaaatatacatttataacgtcaaacaaaaaaattaaatgtatagtatgtttttttaataagaaaataggAATATATATAACCTGAGTTTTGTAACCATCGGGGAACTGAGATATGAAACTATGAGCATTTGAAGCTTTGGCAGCTTCCACTACCTCATCCATGGATGCATCCTCTTTACTGAATAATATGTTTTCTGTTATTGATGTGGCGAAAAGCACTGGCTCTTGGCTAACCAGACCCATTTGTGATCTCAACCAGTTCACTTGCAACTTATGAATGGGCACACCATCAAGAAGAATCTCTCCAGCGACCGGGTCATAGAACCTTTGCAAAAGTGATAGCACCGTTGACTTTCCCGATCCGCTTCCGCCTACCAGAGCGACAGTTTTCCCGGATGGAACTCTTAGACAAAAGTCATCAAAGATTGGGGTTTGGGGTCTAGACGGGTATGTGAACTTCACGTGGTTGAACTCGACTTCTCCTCGAGTTGTCTCCAAAATCTGGCCTTCCACGTTGTCCGAGTCTATATCAGGAATTCTTTTTATCACTTTGATCATTCGTTCCCCCGCTACAAACGCCTCCGAGAAATTTTTGAGATTCGACAAACTTTGACCAAGGGATCTGGAAAATGTAAGATATCAAGTATCATGACTACAAGATGGGTTGTGTTTTGTCAGCAAAACCCAAAAGCCTTTACACGTAGTTACTTACGTGCCGCCGAACGTGACGCAAGCAGTGACCGTGGAGACAGTACCACCTTTCGAACCATAGTTCATAACCAGGCGACTTCCGTACCAAGTCATGAACCCCCATATAGCATAAGTAATACCATTGCTCCCAATGGTGATTCCTTTAGCTAGCCCTTGTCTCAACCCTAGCTTCACCGACCCTTGAAGTGCATTTGAGAACTTTGCAATCATCTTCCTTTCACTACCAAATGCGTAGACGGTTCGAACCGACGAGATAGCCTGCTCAGCTATAGAACCAGCCACATTGTACTTTTCACGTATCTTCCTCGAGATGTTTATGAGGGCTCGGCCATACATTAGTCCAGGGATCAAGAGAAGGACGATAAATGGAAAGCCTACTATTGTAAGTCTCCACAATAAAATGAAACCCACTATGTAGCTTGCGACAAACGCAGATACATTCATCAGAAAGTTTGGTAACTGCTTGAAATCAAAACCATCAATAACCGGGTTAAAAACAGGAATCATGGTTTTAAAATGATAGATAAAGATACAAAGTTAACGACCTTTTCACTGATGAAGTCTTGAATGACGAGGCTGTCACTTAGAGACACTAGTGATAACATCAGAAGTGCTTGTGACATGAAGATCAAAGTAACCCACATCTTGTCTTAACACCGCTTTTAAGTACTTCTCCCTCATTTTTGCCGCTTGTCTCTCCCCTGTTCTTGTCCAGCAGTATCcttctgttttgtttatacatattAAGACCATTTTGACAAAATTAGTTAATGAATGATTAGTTACATTGAATGCATcgaattaatttaattttcctCACTCGATTAAAATGGGAaagaaacattttatatatacttaccAAGGAAACATATCACCAAAGATGCACAAGCCACATAAAGCAAAGCTAGAGCATTATGTTCCCAACAGAAGAAACATTAGTACTCTTTCTCTTATATTCTCATCTGTCGTGGCATGCaactgatactaggatttttgtatgtcctagcaggttcaattaaccttatgcagttgtagtatttaaggtgtcaatcaaaatgggatgttgctagtcactcaagatgcaatcaagatttcacaagtcaagacaattcaaagagagtgtttttatctaacaatcctagaatgatgaaaatgcaaaacggaaatgtgtttTAGGACTAGAAACAAAAATGCATGACAGGAAgcataaatgaataaaaacaaaaacgagtctaagcatgaactaaaaggcaagaaatgaaacagtctcaggaatgtaataaaattcagaaagaaagaggtcctaaggatgggagtaattgatgtcggtgaagtctcctagtctacaaagtgtttaacatgccacaagcaatctatccctagacaacaaacatcacaacttagctaatccaatctcttggcaaaagctactcagactcaaccacttccatacccagCGCttgctagagaaacatggttgagcaggcatgacaaacaagttcgttcatgtcaacaaacatcctagaaaactattctcttaggctaggaacgtaagtctctggcactagttggtcagacatttcatcaaacaccttttgggcgtggaaatgtctcgaacatAGTTctaattgatcagagagaaactagcaattctaacactagtccagaagggaatcataaaaatcaaagcttaaacactctacatcctaagatcctccacctagtctatcccatcctcaaggactactacactactcagatccgaaaatcattatCCAAgatgcaaacacagaaaacattgaaacaagcattattaggtagataaaaataagatgaacaacttttgagaagaaatcaaatgcaaaaactgaataaactcggagatgtcggattacaagtctGAGAATGGCTCGAGTGATGCGTTCTCGACTGGTGACTTGAGAATGGCTCGATTGATGCGTTCCTGACTGGTGACTTGAGAATGGCTCGAGTGATGCGTCTGGAAGGTGTGGCTCGAGCGGATGCGtttccaacgtctcctagatacctgaaatactccgaaatgcacaatgtatgcaaggatgatgcaagagttacctagacatgcaaagtgtatagaaaagactagaaaatgatacaaaacaatgagttatcctaactaaatgcatgataaatatatg
The Camelina sativa cultivar DH55 chromosome 6, Cs, whole genome shotgun sequence genome window above contains:
- the LOC104698726 gene encoding LOW QUALITY PROTEIN: ABC transporter B family member 18-like (The sequence of the model RefSeq protein was modified relative to this genomic sequence to represent the inferred CDS: inserted 2 bases in 1 codon; deleted 1 base in 1 codon), with the translated sequence NALALLYVACASLVICFLEGYCWTRTGERQAAKMREKYLKAVLRQDVGYFDLHVTSTSDVITSVSSDSLVIQDFISEKLPNFLMNVSAFVASYIVGFILLWRLTIVGFPFIVLLLIPGLMYGRALINISRKIREKYNVAGSIAEQAISSVRTVYAFGSERKMIAKFSNALQGSVKLGLRQGLAKGITIGSNGITYAIWGFMTWYGSRLVMNYGSKGGTVSTVTACVTFGGTSLGQSLSNLKNFSEAFVAGERMIKVIKRIPDIDSDNVEGQILETTRGEVEFNHVKFTYPSRPQTPIFDDFCLRVPSGKTVALVGGSGSGKSTVLSLLQRFYDPVAGEILLDGVPIHKLQVNWLRSQMGLVSQEPVLFATSITENILFSKEDASMDEVVEAAKASNAHSFISQFPDGYKTQVGERGVQLSGGQKQRIAIARALIKSPIILLLDEATSALDSESERVVVQEALDNASVGRTTIVIAHRLSTIRNADIICAVKNGRIIETGSHGELLEKVDGHYTSLIRLQQMENKESDRNINVSVKEGKVTSLSKDLKYSPKEFIHSTSSSIVTDLIPKDNRSRVPLFKRLMAMNRPEWKQALYGCVXVFSAGSMVSVFFLTSHEEMKEKTRIYVLVFVGLALFTFLTNISQHYSFAYMGEYLTKRIREHMLGKILTFEVNWFDKDENSSGAVCSRLANDANVVRSLVGDRMSLLVQTISSVTITCAIGLVISWRFAVVMISVQPLIVVSFYTKRVLLKRMSKHAINAQDESTKLAAEAVSNIRTITAFSSQERIIKLFKRAQEGPRRESVRQSWLAGIMLGTSQSLITGVSALNFWYGGRLVFDGKMVSKAFLELFLIFSSTGRIIAEAGTMTKDLAKGSDAVASVFAVLDRCTTIEPESLDGHVPKKIKGQIRFLNVDFAYPTRPDVIIFKNFSIEIEEGKSTAIVGPSGSGKSTIVSLIERFYDPLKGIVKIDGRDIRSYHLRSLRQHIAFVSQEPTLFGGTIRENIMYGGASNKINESEIMEAAKAANAHDFITLLSDGYDTYCGDRGVQLSGGQKQRIAIARAVLKNPSGLLLDEATSALDSQSERVVQNALERLMVGRTSVVIAHRLSTIQNCDTITVLEKGEVIESGTHSSLLAKGPMGAYFSLATLQRTLR